The Coregonus clupeaformis isolate EN_2021a chromosome 6, ASM2061545v1, whole genome shotgun sequence genome has a segment encoding these proteins:
- the si:zfos-464b6.2 gene encoding beta-1,4-galactosyltransferase galt-1 produces MKKIYLGLTLFTLGYVIFILFTKEWSVEQLFRRIDWAKDTCSLNLSTDPFIPVHRSKTFVLNAFFEHRTHNMSIRLISIVWRPENTIHHCLMCCQGRLVTSLAKQTIHNSHFWFPYGTGDFLCDIPEDCEPTHAGLVSEEFDPEHITVVPILNRVPRESGFPVNFTVCLSTMFGGYNNVLQFVQAMEMYRLLGAQRVVVYKTNCSRDMEEVLHYYEDEVGLVEVVPWPIDTHIKVSSSWLASKSPGDLHYYGQIPALNDCVYRNMYQTKYLLLHDPDEIIVPVDNNTWGELLSTLEVKYGNKANFYFENNVFPIEETDESSRFNLSEWATIPGVNFLLHVLREPIPKSHYTTGKLIVNPRTVFEISVHGVKRQNSRTVEVSSHLGRLYHIRRRKNAKLNSSDLVRDEGLLRFAPQMIRKVANSLSKMNLPSQKQQAL; encoded by the coding sequence ATGAAGAAGATATATCTGGGTTTGACTCTGTTCACCTTGGGATatgtgatttttattttatttactaaGGAATGGTCTGTAGAGCAATTGTTTAGGAGGATAGACTGGGCAAAGGACACCTGCAGTCTAAATTTGAGCACTGACCCCTTCATCCCGGTCCACAGGTCCAAAACATTTGTGCTGAATGCTTTCTTCGAGCACCGGACCCATAACATGAGCATCCGTCTCATCTCCATTGTGTGGCGACCAGAAAATACCATCCATCACTGCTTAATGTGCTGCCAAGGCCGTCTGGTAACCTCTTTGGCCAAGCAGACTATCCACAATTCCCACTTTTGGTTCCCTTATGGCACGGGGGACTtcctgtgtgacatcccagaggACTGTGAGCCCACACATGCTGGCCTGGTGTCTGAGGAATTTGATCCTGAGCACATCACTGTTGTCCCAATCTTAAACAGGGTACCAAGGGAGTCCGGCTTTCCTGTCAACTTCACTGTGTGCCTCTCTACCATGTTTGGGGGGTATAACAACGTGCTACAATTTGTGCAGGCCATGGAGATGTACCGCCTGCTGGGGGCCCAGAGGGTGGTGGTCTATAAGACCAACTGCAGCCGTGACATGGAGGAGGTACTCCATTACTATGAAGACGAAGTGGGTCTGGTGGAAGTAGTTCCCTGGCCAATCGACACCCACATCAAGGTGTCCTCCAGCTGGCTTGCCAGCAAGTCGCCCGGTGACCTGCACTACTATGGCCAGATCCCTGCACTCAATGACTGTGTGTACAGGAACATGTACCAGACCAAGTATCTCCTCCTCCATGACCCCGATGAGATCATCGTCCCTGTGGACAACAACACCTGGGGGGAgctcctgagcactctggaggtCAAATATGGCAACAAGGCCAACTTCTACTTCGAAAACAATGTTTTCCCAATCGAGGAGACTGACGAAAGCAGCAGGTTCAACTTGTCAGAGTGGGCCACCATCCCTGGCGTTAACTTCCTTCTGCACGTCCTGCGAGAGCCCATCCCCAAATCCCACTACACAACGGGGAAGCTGATCGTCAACCCCAGGACTGTGTTTGAAATCTCAGTGCATGGCGTGAAGAGGCAGAACAGCCGGACAGTAGAGGTGTCTTCCCATCTCGGCAGGCTCTATCATATCCGCCGGCGGAAGAACGCCAAGCTGAATAGCAGCGACTTGGTCAGGGATGAGGGACTGTTGAGGTTCGCCCCACAAATGATCAGAAAGGTAGCAAACTCCCTCAGCAAAATGAACCTGCCCTCCCAGAAACAGCAAGcgctctag
- the LOC121567408 gene encoding protein YIF1B isoform X2: MDMDYTATQSGFRQHPKMKNTSMDGTDPSQLFDDTSAAPGVQPAGFPGQGVGAMGYPGQTLLSDPMSNLAMAYGSSLASQGKDLVDKNLDRFLPISKLKYYFAVDTVYVGKKLGLLVFPYMHQNWEVSYQQDTPVAPRFDINAPDLYIPAMGFITYILVAGLALGTQNRFTPEILGMQASSALVWLIMEVLAVLLSLYLVTVNTDLTTIDLVAFSGYKYVGMIVGVVAGLLFGRTGYYLTLLWCCISIFVFMIRTLRLKLLSEAAAQGVLVNGARNQLRMYLTMSIAAAQPIFMYWLTYHLVR; encoded by the exons ATGGACATGGATTACACAGCAACCCAAAGTGGGTTCAGACAGC ATCCCAAAATGAAGAACACGTCAATGGACGGGACAGACCCCAGCCAGCTGTTTGACGACACCAGTGCAGCGCCGGGGGTGCAGCCTGCTGGGTTCCCGGGCCAGGGTGTTGGGGCGATGGGCTACCCTGGCCAGACCCTCCTCTCAGATCCCATGTCCAACTTGGCAATGGCCTACGGGAGCAGCCTGGCCAGCCAGGGCAAAGACTTAGTGGACAAAAAT CTGGATCGTTTCCTCCCCATCTCCAAGCTGAAGTATTACTTTGCTGTGGACACAGTTTACGTGGGCAAGAAACTCGGCCTGCTAGTCTTCCCCTACATGCACCAG AACTGGGAAGTGAGCTACCAACAGGACACCCCAGTGGCTCCACGCTTTGATATCAACGCTCCTGACTTGTACATTCCAG CAATGGGTTTTATCACATACATCCTGGTGGCTGGGTTAGCGCTCGGAACACAGAACAG GTTTACCCCTGAGATCCTGGGCATGCAGGCCAGCTCAGCCCTGGTGTGGCTCATCATGGAGGTGCTGGCTGTCCTCCTCAGTCTCTACCTGGTCACAGTCAACACAGACCTCACCACCATCGACCTTGTGGCCTTCTCCGGATACAAATATGTGGG GATGATTGTAGGGGTTGTGGCAGGGTTACTATTTGGTCGAACAGGGTATTACCTAACGCTGCTGTGGTGCTGTATATCCATCTTCGTCTTCATG ATCCGCACGTTGAGACTAAAGCTCCTGTCTGAGGCAGCAGCCCAAGGCGTGTTGGTCAACGGGGCCAGGAACCAGCTGAGGATGTACCTGACCATGTCCATCGCAGCCGCCCAGCCCATATTCATGTACTGGTTGACCTATCACCTGGTCAGGTAA
- the LOC121567408 gene encoding protein YIF1B isoform X1 — MDMDYTATQSGFRQRKLYPKMKNTSMDGTDPSQLFDDTSAAPGVQPAGFPGQGVGAMGYPGQTLLSDPMSNLAMAYGSSLASQGKDLVDKNLDRFLPISKLKYYFAVDTVYVGKKLGLLVFPYMHQNWEVSYQQDTPVAPRFDINAPDLYIPAMGFITYILVAGLALGTQNRFTPEILGMQASSALVWLIMEVLAVLLSLYLVTVNTDLTTIDLVAFSGYKYVGMIVGVVAGLLFGRTGYYLTLLWCCISIFVFMIRTLRLKLLSEAAAQGVLVNGARNQLRMYLTMSIAAAQPIFMYWLTYHLVR; from the exons ATGGACATGGATTACACAGCAACCCAAAGTGGGTTCAGACAGCGTAAGTTAT ATCCCAAAATGAAGAACACGTCAATGGACGGGACAGACCCCAGCCAGCTGTTTGACGACACCAGTGCAGCGCCGGGGGTGCAGCCTGCTGGGTTCCCGGGCCAGGGTGTTGGGGCGATGGGCTACCCTGGCCAGACCCTCCTCTCAGATCCCATGTCCAACTTGGCAATGGCCTACGGGAGCAGCCTGGCCAGCCAGGGCAAAGACTTAGTGGACAAAAAT CTGGATCGTTTCCTCCCCATCTCCAAGCTGAAGTATTACTTTGCTGTGGACACAGTTTACGTGGGCAAGAAACTCGGCCTGCTAGTCTTCCCCTACATGCACCAG AACTGGGAAGTGAGCTACCAACAGGACACCCCAGTGGCTCCACGCTTTGATATCAACGCTCCTGACTTGTACATTCCAG CAATGGGTTTTATCACATACATCCTGGTGGCTGGGTTAGCGCTCGGAACACAGAACAG GTTTACCCCTGAGATCCTGGGCATGCAGGCCAGCTCAGCCCTGGTGTGGCTCATCATGGAGGTGCTGGCTGTCCTCCTCAGTCTCTACCTGGTCACAGTCAACACAGACCTCACCACCATCGACCTTGTGGCCTTCTCCGGATACAAATATGTGGG GATGATTGTAGGGGTTGTGGCAGGGTTACTATTTGGTCGAACAGGGTATTACCTAACGCTGCTGTGGTGCTGTATATCCATCTTCGTCTTCATG ATCCGCACGTTGAGACTAAAGCTCCTGTCTGAGGCAGCAGCCCAAGGCGTGTTGGTCAACGGGGCCAGGAACCAGCTGAGGATGTACCTGACCATGTCCATCGCAGCCGCCCAGCCCATATTCATGTACTGGTTGACCTATCACCTGGTCAGGTAA
- the LOC121567408 gene encoding protein YIF1B isoform X3 — translation MYVDQSIDPKMKNTSMDGTDPSQLFDDTSAAPGVQPAGFPGQGVGAMGYPGQTLLSDPMSNLAMAYGSSLASQGKDLVDKNLDRFLPISKLKYYFAVDTVYVGKKLGLLVFPYMHQNWEVSYQQDTPVAPRFDINAPDLYIPAMGFITYILVAGLALGTQNRFTPEILGMQASSALVWLIMEVLAVLLSLYLVTVNTDLTTIDLVAFSGYKYVGMIVGVVAGLLFGRTGYYLTLLWCCISIFVFMIRTLRLKLLSEAAAQGVLVNGARNQLRMYLTMSIAAAQPIFMYWLTYHLVR, via the exons ATGTACGTTGATCAAAGTATTG ATCCCAAAATGAAGAACACGTCAATGGACGGGACAGACCCCAGCCAGCTGTTTGACGACACCAGTGCAGCGCCGGGGGTGCAGCCTGCTGGGTTCCCGGGCCAGGGTGTTGGGGCGATGGGCTACCCTGGCCAGACCCTCCTCTCAGATCCCATGTCCAACTTGGCAATGGCCTACGGGAGCAGCCTGGCCAGCCAGGGCAAAGACTTAGTGGACAAAAAT CTGGATCGTTTCCTCCCCATCTCCAAGCTGAAGTATTACTTTGCTGTGGACACAGTTTACGTGGGCAAGAAACTCGGCCTGCTAGTCTTCCCCTACATGCACCAG AACTGGGAAGTGAGCTACCAACAGGACACCCCAGTGGCTCCACGCTTTGATATCAACGCTCCTGACTTGTACATTCCAG CAATGGGTTTTATCACATACATCCTGGTGGCTGGGTTAGCGCTCGGAACACAGAACAG GTTTACCCCTGAGATCCTGGGCATGCAGGCCAGCTCAGCCCTGGTGTGGCTCATCATGGAGGTGCTGGCTGTCCTCCTCAGTCTCTACCTGGTCACAGTCAACACAGACCTCACCACCATCGACCTTGTGGCCTTCTCCGGATACAAATATGTGGG GATGATTGTAGGGGTTGTGGCAGGGTTACTATTTGGTCGAACAGGGTATTACCTAACGCTGCTGTGGTGCTGTATATCCATCTTCGTCTTCATG ATCCGCACGTTGAGACTAAAGCTCCTGTCTGAGGCAGCAGCCCAAGGCGTGTTGGTCAACGGGGCCAGGAACCAGCTGAGGATGTACCTGACCATGTCCATCGCAGCCGCCCAGCCCATATTCATGTACTGGTTGACCTATCACCTGGTCAGGTAA
- the LOC121567409 gene encoding HHIP-like protein 1: protein MSRVSVKGVELLSQWLLVLLVLLVPRHGNTHPQCLDYKPPFQPQEPLVFCKEYAKFGCCDLEKDDKISQNFYKIMDYFDYSGYMTCAKYIRTILCQECSPYSAHLYDAEDANTPMRELPGLCGDYCSEFWHQCRYTISLLTDNNATVGIEEDRNKFCNFLELKDREYCYPNVLSDGKLNANLGNVRADPEGCLQLCLQEVANGLRNPVAMVHADDGTHRFFVAEQLGYVWAYLANGSRIDRPFLNLTKAVLTSPWAGDERGFLCMALHPRFTVVRKAYVYYSVSVKKEERIRISEFTLSADDMNQLDHSSERTILEVVEPASNHNGGQLLFGHDGYLYIFIGDGGRAGDPFGKFGNSQNKSTLLGKVLRLDVDNNDDVDPYSIPSDNPFLGEKGSLPEIYAYGVRNMWRCSIDRGDPITRQGRGRLFCGDVGQNKFEEVDLIVKGGNYGWRAKEGFSCYDNRLCRNSSLDDILPIFAYPHKLGKSVTGGYIYRGCQMPNLNGLYIFGDFMSGRLMSLKENQSTGKWEYKEICMGKGQTCRFTKLINSYYKYIISFAEDEAGELYFLATGAPSASARAGVIYKIVDPSRRAPPGKCSFKPTLVKIKGKLIHFHPKEEFVIDKKPMTTAAPTTTARTTATTMLRTPPTTMRSMTTRPTYRPLTATLAKTRATVKPSTMRATIKPLMTRATVKPLMTRATVKPLMTRATIKPATTPSNPTSMQQRPTGTATHALTTSWRQVMTARPGHATTPSRQRPSLSYTRPTVTPKPRPLLTTGARRPSPPTAQPLTRPQPHATVRPSPLEVTTNRPQTTPRPMYWTAATKPTTQKPNFTLSKAQDKFLKGQSDKIDRSTRNRVNKKDRGSKPGKQRRRKHRAGSVRLISTEQLSDRGRVEIYIRGEWGTVCDDLFSSKAATVVCQQLGFPVALRVAKRAELGGGSGSILLDDVECEGTERTLLDCKRAKVGKHNCAHDEDVGVVCGYHHDEDK, encoded by the exons GAGTGCTCTCCCTACTCTGCCCACCTGTACGATGCTGAGGATGCCAATACGCCCATGAGGGAGCTGCCAGGCCTGTGTGGAGACTACTGCTCTGAGTTCTGGCACCAGTGCCGCTACACCATTAGTCTGCTCACCGACAACAACGCCACGGTGGGCATAGAGGAGGACCGCAATAAGTTCTGTAACTTCCTGGAGCTCAAAGACAGGGAGTACTGCTATCCCAACGTGCTCTCCGACGGCAAGCTCAATGCCAACCTGGGAAATGTTCGGGCGGACCCCGAGGGCTGCCTGCAGCTGTGCCTGCAGGAGGTGGCCAACGGCCTGAGGAACCCGGTGGCCATGGTCCACGCCGACGACGGGACCCATCGCTTCTTTGTGGCCGAGCAGCTGGGCTACGTGTGGGCGTACCTGGCCAACGGCTCCCGTATTGACCGGCCCTTCCTCAACCTGACCAAGGCAGTGCTCACCTCGCCCTGGGCGGGGGATGAGAGGGGCTTCCTCTGCATGGCCCTCCACCCGCGCTTCACAGTGGTGCGGAAGGCCTACGTCTACTACTCTGTTTCTGtgaagaaggaggagaggatcCGCATTAGTGAGTTCACACTGTCCGCTGATGATATGAACCAACTAGACCACTCCTCAGAGAG AACTATTTTGGAAGTGGTGGAACCTGCCTCTAACCACAACGGGGGCCAGCTTCTCTTCGGGCACGATGGCTACCTCTATATCTTCATCGGCGATGGAGGAAGAGCAGGGGACCCCTTTGGCAAGTTTGGGAACTCCCAGAATAA GTCCACTCTGTTGGGCAAGGTGCTGCGTCTCGATGTGGACAACAACGATGACGTGGACCCCTACAGCATCCCGTCAGACAATCCTTTCCTGGGGGAGAAGGGCTCGCTGCCTGAGATCTATGCCTACGGGGTGCGCAACATGTGGCGCTGCTCCATCGACCGGGGCGACCCCATCACCAGGCAGGGCCGTGGCCGACTGTTCTGTGGAGATGTGGGGCAGAACAAGTTTGAAGAGGTGGACCTCATCGTCAAGGGTGGCAACTATGGCTGGAGAGCCAAGGAGGGCTTCTCCTGCTATGACAACAGGCTGTGTCGCAACTCCTCTCTTG ATGACATCCTGCCTATTTTTGCTTACCCCCACAAACTGGGGAAGTCAGTCACTGGAGGCTACATATACCGCGGCTGCCAGATGCCTAATCTCAATGGCCTCTACATATTTGGGGATTTTATGAGTGG GCGCCTGATGTCACTGAAGGAGAACCAAAGCACTGGGAAGTGGGAGTACAAGGAGATCTGTATGGGAAAAGGCCAGACGTGCCGATTTACCAAACTTATCAACAGCTATTACAAATACATCATCTCCTTTGCTGAAGATGAGGCAG GGGAGCTGTACTTCCTGGCAACGGGAGCTCCCAGTGCGTCTGCCAGAGCGGGGGTGATCTATAAGATAGTGGATCCATCCAG GAGAGCACCTCCAGGCAAGTGCAGCTTCAAGCCCACTCTTGTCAAGATTAAGGGCAAGCTGATTCACTTCCACCCGAAGGAGG AGTTTGTCATTGACAAGAAGCCGATGACCACCGCTGCGCCCACTACCACTGCTAGAACAACAGCTACTACCATGCTCCGTACTCCTCCGACCACCATGCGCTCTATGACGACGAGACCTACCTACAGACCTCTAACTGCAACCCTTGCAAAGACAAGGGCTACAGTTAAACCTTCAACGATGAGGGCTACTATTAAACCTCTAATGACGAGGGCTACTGTTAAACCTCTAATGACGAGGGCTACTGTTAAACCTCTAATGACGAGGGCTACTATTAAACCAGCAACAAcaccttccaaccccacctcaATGCAGCAGAGGCCTACAGGAACCGCTACACATGCACTGACCACCTCATGGAGGCAGGTAATGACGGCCAGGCCAGGTCATGCCACCACTCCTTCCCGGCAGAGGCCGTCGTTGTCCTACACCAGGCCCACTGTTACCCCGAAGCCCCGACCACTGTTGACAACTGGAGCCAGAAGGCCCTCTCCACCAACAGCACAACCCTTGACCCGACCACAACCACACGCCACGGTCAGACCCTCACCACTAGAGGTTACGACCAACCGGCCCCAGACCACACCAAGGCCCATGTACTGGACAGCTGCAACAAAGCCCACCACCCAGAAGCCTAACTTCACCCTCTCAAAGGCCCAGGACAAGTTCCTGAAAGGCCAGAGTGACAAGATAGACCGTTCCACAAGGAACCGGGTCAACAAGAAGGACCGGGGCTCCAAACCGGGGAAGCAGCGGCGCAGGAAGCACCGGGCTGGGTCTGTGCGGCTGATCAGTACAGAGCAGCTATCGGACCGTGGGCGGGTGGAGATTTACATACGGGGGGAGTGGGGCACAGTGTGTGATGACTTGTTTAGCAGTAAAGCGGCTACGGTGGTGTGCCAGCAACTAGGCTTCCCTGTAGCCCTGCGTGTGGCTAAACGGGCGGAGCTGGGGGGCGGCAGTGGCAGTATCCTGCTAGATGATGTGGAGTGTGAAGGCACAGAGAGGACGTTACTGGACTGCAAACGGGCAAAGGTGGGCAAGCACAACTGTGCACACGATGAGGATGTGGGGGTGGTGTGTGGCTACCACCACGATGAAGATAAATAA